A single window of Streptomyces xanthii DNA harbors:
- a CDS encoding WXG100 family type VII secretion target, with protein sequence MAGNGDGLLVTYDGLDQAATQLGNEAKALEADLAELRQLVVKSREYWAGEAQGTFGTKLQKWDKEANDIHTALTQIGHVVGQSGGDYMGGDKKAASYFE encoded by the coding sequence ATGGCCGGTAACGGTGACGGGCTGCTCGTAACCTACGACGGACTCGACCAGGCGGCGACGCAGCTCGGCAACGAGGCGAAGGCTCTTGAGGCAGACCTGGCAGAGCTGCGCCAGCTTGTGGTGAAGAGCCGCGAGTACTGGGCCGGTGAGGCTCAGGGCACCTTCGGTACCAAGCTGCAGAAGTGGGACAAGGAAGCCAATGACATCCACACGGCGCTGACTCAGATCGGTCACGTCGTCGGTCAGTCCGGTGGCGACTACATGGGTGGCGACAAGAAGGCTGCCAGCTACTTCGAGTAA
- a CDS encoding WXG100 family type VII secretion target, whose translation MANQQKLEDQQVISLQKQMSEKYEGIRKRVHNLQGVIDGLEGQWKGIGKAAFDKKQFEINESLQNIGKILADVIDAMTKTRNLKDTTEDDVRASVDKISVTDGASSLSSY comes from the coding sequence ATGGCCAACCAGCAGAAGCTCGAAGACCAGCAAGTAATCTCACTGCAGAAGCAGATGTCTGAGAAGTACGAGGGCATCCGCAAGCGCGTCCACAACCTGCAAGGCGTCATTGACGGCCTTGAGGGCCAGTGGAAGGGCATCGGTAAGGCTGCCTTCGACAAGAAGCAGTTCGAGATCAACGAGTCTCTGCAGAACATCGGCAAGATCCTGGCCGATGTCATCGACGCGATGACGAAGACGCGCAACCTCAAGGACACCACCGAAGACGACGTTCGTGCTTCGGTGGACAAGATTTCCGTGACGGACGGCGCCTCTTCGCTCAGCAGCTACTGA
- a CDS encoding S8 family serine peptidase — MRSVGAVVGALAVMGVGFAPNATAFDAQSKQWYLDAMQTDQMWKVSTGKGVKVAVIDSGVNSQTSSLKGQVLTSEVAKSVSYHATQDFSGHGTSMAELIAGTGAGGGVKGLAPDAKILPYRIQMKDLKDKGELAKTAEPAVAIRAAADSDAKILNMSIGSEFIDPDIEAALKYAASKGKLMMVAVGNEGVRSGHIDYPAAYPYAVGVGSVDQSGTVSKTSSYGNYVDLAAPGISVPGWCDESFKAYCMRDGGTSSATAVASGAAALIWSAHPDWTANQVLRSLIDTAGRKWKKSDPSKYLGYGIIRPRVVLENPDYNPGPADTDPLSKENGGPAKTTEKSNGAKPSASASGSSQPTQKASEVPAEAAGSEAESSSDNNTLWIALGAVAAVIVIGGGGFAVLRARRGQ, encoded by the coding sequence GTGCGTTCGGTCGGGGCGGTCGTCGGTGCGCTGGCTGTCATGGGCGTCGGGTTCGCTCCCAACGCGACGGCGTTCGACGCTCAGTCGAAGCAGTGGTACCTGGACGCGATGCAGACCGATCAGATGTGGAAGGTCAGCACAGGTAAGGGCGTCAAGGTCGCGGTCATCGACTCGGGTGTCAACTCGCAGACCTCGTCCCTCAAGGGGCAGGTGCTGACGAGCGAGGTCGCCAAGTCGGTGTCGTACCATGCGACTCAGGACTTCAGCGGCCACGGCACCTCGATGGCTGAGCTCATCGCCGGAACGGGTGCCGGCGGCGGCGTGAAGGGTCTCGCGCCCGACGCGAAGATCCTTCCGTACCGGATTCAGATGAAGGACCTCAAGGACAAGGGCGAACTGGCCAAGACGGCGGAGCCGGCCGTGGCGATCCGTGCCGCTGCGGACTCCGACGCCAAGATCCTCAACATGTCCATCGGCTCGGAATTCATCGACCCTGACATTGAAGCGGCGCTCAAGTACGCGGCCTCCAAGGGCAAACTGATGATGGTGGCCGTCGGAAACGAGGGTGTGCGGTCGGGGCACATCGACTACCCGGCCGCGTACCCGTACGCGGTCGGCGTGGGCTCCGTCGACCAGAGCGGCACGGTCTCGAAGACTTCCTCGTACGGCAATTACGTAGACCTGGCCGCTCCGGGTATCAGCGTCCCGGGCTGGTGTGACGAGTCTTTCAAGGCGTACTGCATGCGTGACGGCGGTACCAGTTCGGCGACGGCCGTCGCCTCCGGTGCCGCCGCCCTGATCTGGTCCGCTCACCCCGACTGGACGGCGAACCAGGTCCTGCGTTCGCTGATCGACACGGCCGGCCGCAAGTGGAAGAAGAGCGACCCGAGCAAGTACCTGGGCTACGGCATCATCCGCCCGCGGGTGGTTCTGGAGAACCCGGACTACAACCCCGGCCCGGCCGACACGGACCCGCTCTCCAAGGAGAACGGGGGCCCCGCAAAGACCACCGAGAAGTCGAACGGCGCCAAGCCCTCCGCTTCTGCATCAGGCTCGTCACAGCCCACGCAGAAGGCTTCAGAAGTCCCGGCGGAGGCGGCAGGATCGGAAGCGGAATCCTCAAGCGACAACAACACGTTGTGGATTGCGCTCGGTGCGGTCGCGGCAGTCATCGTGATCGGCGGCGGCGGTTTCGCCGTACTCCGGGCGCGACGCGGTCAATAG
- a CDS encoding phosphotransferase family protein translates to MTRDQPPFGEALRAELGVPVESVVLESSPRSRVWRVELESGVPVVVKQLIAGPEAADRYAREVAALQIAGRAQVAVAPKALGVQPGQLVVVLEHLEHRPPAEDWIVGYAESLAHLHATARASDAGGSLPRWSAPGEADVAAFLRLAGALEVPAGDEVAVELRALVERLEEAPGTALLHGDPCPGNDLHTPDGVRFIDFEQASLGSGLMELAYLRIGFPTCWCVTRASDALLARAESAYLSAWRDATGTDPAEDVEAALVDACAGWVLRGDALVQRAERGVTDQLARVVEEDWEWGTVTARRRLAHRLGVVAESACGQGPLKRTAELCGRMRAAALTRWPDLAPVPVRRP, encoded by the coding sequence GTGACACGAGACCAGCCGCCGTTCGGGGAAGCGCTGCGGGCAGAGCTGGGGGTGCCGGTGGAGAGCGTGGTGCTGGAGAGCAGTCCGCGGTCGCGGGTGTGGCGGGTCGAGCTCGAGTCCGGGGTGCCGGTCGTGGTCAAGCAGCTCATCGCCGGGCCGGAGGCGGCGGATCGGTACGCGCGTGAGGTGGCGGCACTGCAGATCGCCGGGCGGGCTCAAGTGGCCGTAGCGCCGAAGGCATTGGGTGTCCAACCCGGCCAGTTGGTCGTGGTGTTGGAGCATCTTGAGCATCGGCCGCCCGCCGAGGACTGGATCGTGGGGTACGCGGAGTCCCTGGCCCATCTGCATGCCACCGCGCGCGCCTCGGACGCCGGCGGCTCCCTGCCACGGTGGTCGGCCCCCGGTGAGGCGGACGTCGCCGCCTTTCTGCGGCTGGCCGGGGCGCTCGAGGTCCCGGCCGGCGACGAGGTCGCCGTCGAGCTCCGTGCCCTCGTCGAGCGGCTTGAGGAGGCTCCGGGGACGGCGCTTCTGCATGGCGACCCCTGCCCCGGCAACGACCTCCACACCCCCGACGGGGTCCGGTTCATCGACTTCGAACAGGCCTCGCTGGGCAGCGGGTTGATGGAGCTGGCCTATCTGCGGATCGGGTTTCCGACGTGCTGGTGCGTGACGCGGGCGTCGGACGCGCTGTTGGCGCGGGCGGAGTCGGCGTACCTGTCGGCCTGGCGCGACGCCACCGGTACCGATCCGGCCGAGGACGTCGAGGCGGCGCTGGTCGACGCGTGTGCCGGGTGGGTCCTGCGGGGTGACGCGCTGGTGCAGCGGGCGGAGCGCGGGGTGACCGACCAGTTGGCTCGGGTGGTGGAGGAGGACTGGGAGTGGGGGACGGTGACGGCTCGCCGGCGGCTCGCTCATCGGCTGGGGGTCGTTGCGGAATCGGCTTGCGGGCAGGGGCCGTTGAAGCGAACGGCTGAGCTCTGTGGGCGCATGCGCGCCGCCGCGCTCACCCGCTGGCCCGACCTCGCCCCTGTGCCCGTTCGGCGCCCCTGA
- a CDS encoding type VII secretion target, with translation MTLRVTPSELEGYARQVGRAHDDAVEFKRHCERFTRVGTSDVGILNHVTRAHAKAVTDVTSAMDQLVLILKGAAAELRRSAVYYEKTDRRVAANLDATYPRVKRPVS, from the coding sequence ATGACACTGCGAGTGACGCCCTCGGAACTTGAGGGGTACGCCAGGCAGGTGGGGCGAGCCCATGACGACGCCGTGGAGTTCAAGCGCCACTGCGAGCGATTCACCCGCGTCGGGACATCTGACGTGGGGATCCTGAACCACGTCACCCGGGCACATGCCAAGGCGGTCACCGACGTCACATCGGCCATGGACCAGCTCGTCCTGATCCTCAAGGGAGCCGCGGCCGAACTGCGGCGCAGCGCCGTCTATTACGAGAAGACCGACAGGCGGGTGGCGGCGAACCTCGATGCGACGTATCCGCGGGTCAAACGACCGGTGAGCTGA
- the mycP gene encoding type VII secretion-associated serine protease mycosin: MAITSNWARRTARPAALSAATALTASMAVLALPAAPAAADSGQCTFGGKKYAGRPWALQRVNLDDLWQSATGKGVRVAVIDTGVDVKNPQLKSAVDVASGGNYLPPKDDKGKKIEGRGNAKGTTDTVGHGTRVAGIIAARKASGTGFVGLAPEATIIPIKQNDAEGHGNSDDLADAINHAIRQRADVINISQDTEKALEPGSTLETAVNAALRKNIVVVASAGNDGLGGNVKKTYPASYKGVLAVAASDRNNERAAFSQSNDDVGVAAPGVDMISTVPLGGHCSDNGTSFSAPYVAAVAALIKQHHKDWTAQEVVAQIEQTAERSINGRDRLVGWGVVDPVRAVTEIADPKNPIQAPHADPDAIDAKPPEILPVPLTETADERNARLATYVLVGGLIAVAGLGGTAVAVRDARRRKARTDTGTGAGS, from the coding sequence ATGGCGATCACCAGCAACTGGGCCCGCCGCACCGCGCGGCCGGCCGCCCTGTCCGCGGCCACCGCGCTGACCGCGTCGATGGCCGTGCTCGCCCTGCCGGCGGCCCCGGCGGCGGCGGACAGCGGACAGTGCACGTTCGGCGGCAAGAAGTACGCGGGCCGGCCGTGGGCGCTGCAGCGCGTCAACCTCGACGACCTGTGGCAGAGCGCCACCGGCAAGGGTGTGCGCGTCGCGGTCATCGACACGGGCGTGGACGTCAAGAACCCGCAGCTGAAGAGCGCCGTGGACGTGGCCTCGGGCGGCAACTACCTGCCGCCGAAGGACGACAAGGGCAAGAAGATCGAGGGCCGCGGCAACGCGAAGGGCACCACCGACACCGTCGGGCACGGCACCCGCGTCGCCGGCATCATCGCCGCGCGCAAGGCGAGCGGCACGGGCTTCGTGGGCCTCGCCCCGGAAGCGACGATCATCCCGATCAAGCAGAACGACGCCGAGGGCCACGGCAACTCCGACGACCTGGCGGACGCGATCAACCACGCGATCCGCCAGCGTGCCGACGTCATCAACATCTCCCAGGACACGGAGAAGGCCCTGGAGCCCGGCTCCACCCTGGAGACCGCGGTCAACGCCGCCCTGCGGAAGAACATCGTGGTCGTCGCCTCCGCGGGCAACGACGGCCTCGGCGGCAACGTGAAGAAGACCTACCCGGCCTCGTACAAGGGCGTCCTCGCGGTCGCCGCGTCGGACCGCAACAACGAGCGCGCCGCCTTCTCGCAGTCGAACGACGACGTCGGCGTGGCCGCGCCGGGCGTCGACATGATCTCCACGGTCCCCCTGGGCGGCCACTGCTCCGACAACGGCACGAGTTTCTCGGCGCCGTACGTCGCGGCGGTCGCGGCCCTGATCAAGCAGCACCACAAGGACTGGACGGCCCAGGAGGTCGTCGCCCAGATCGAGCAGACCGCCGAGCGTTCCATCAACGGCCGTGACCGGCTCGTCGGCTGGGGCGTCGTCGACCCGGTCCGCGCGGTCACCGAGATCGCGGACCCGAAGAACCCGATCCAGGCCCCGCACGCGGACCCGGACGCCATCGACGCCAAGCCCCCGGAGATCCTCCCGGTCCCTCTCACGGAGACCGCGGACGAGCGCAACGCCCGCCTGGCCACGTACGTCCTCGTCGGCGGCCTGATCGCGGTGGCGGGCCTGGGCGGCACGGCGGTGGCGGTACGGGACGCACGGCGCCGCAAGGCACGGACGGACACGGGTACGGGGGCGGGCTCGTGA